A part of Halobacillus shinanisalinarum genomic DNA contains:
- a CDS encoding EcsC family protein produces the protein MSYEAQVYKEAMRWSKSIEKRSSIIQRSSKRIQSSINDRVPERIHTIVTESIRKMIELALTSSQYIRPIEIKDSWIFKEREELVTERLKQYKNTASWEGAGTGFGGFWLGAVDFPLLLSIKMKFLFDAAQYYGLNVDDYEERVYLLYIFMLAFSSDQEKTKVRDIVLNWRAVPTERKKIDWKTLQIEYRDTIDLAKLLQLVPGFGAIVGYVANKRFLEQLGETTMNAYRLRLLQN, from the coding sequence ATGAGTTATGAAGCACAAGTGTATAAAGAAGCAATGAGATGGAGTAAGTCGATAGAAAAACGTTCTTCTATCATTCAACGATCGTCAAAACGCATTCAATCGTCGATCAACGATAGAGTTCCCGAACGGATCCATACCATCGTTACAGAAAGCATTCGTAAGATGATTGAGCTTGCGCTAACTTCCTCACAATATATTCGACCAATAGAGATCAAAGATTCGTGGATATTCAAAGAGCGGGAGGAGCTTGTCACGGAGCGGCTCAAACAATACAAAAATACAGCTTCCTGGGAAGGAGCCGGCACGGGATTCGGAGGATTCTGGCTTGGAGCTGTAGATTTCCCGCTTCTCTTAAGTATCAAGATGAAGTTCTTATTTGATGCTGCCCAATACTATGGTTTAAACGTAGATGACTATGAGGAACGGGTCTATCTGCTATATATATTTATGTTAGCTTTTTCAAGTGATCAAGAAAAAACAAAGGTGAGGGACATTGTACTAAACTGGAGAGCAGTACCAACAGAGAGGAAAAAGATAGACTGGAAGACGCTGCAAATTGAATACCGTGACACGATTGATCTTGCAAAATTGCTGCAGCTCGTTCCTGGATTCGGGGCTATCGTCGGATATGTAGCAAATAAAAGGTTTCTTGAGCAATTAGGGGAGACGACAATGAATGCGTATCGTCTCCGACTGTTGCAAAATTAG
- a CDS encoding ABC transporter permease yields MINAKEFWSHRFQAHIKETSRYLRYIFNGHIAIAMVFFVSALAYYYQQWLMQLPESFPTAWVVGIAFGLIASYSPVRTLLKEPDLVFLLPAEHQLGDYFKRCLYYSFIIQLYLIFLVVAALGPLYFASYPELGTRHYLMMIVVILVAKVWNMLANWWMLKERNATIRMTDQIVRGAISILLFYFLAKGEWIFASIVTILLVAMMLYGYSLSRKKAGLAFDLLVSKDQARMRTFYRIANMFTDVPHLKNTVKKRHSLVRLLLASISYRQDQTFTYLYRITFVRSSDYLGMYVRLMVIGGLAIWFVPNVWVKVAFAILFLYLSAFQMMSLWNHHRTIAWLDLYPVKSEWKQVAMLNGLKQLMIVQTVLFTLLFIIQTNFLAALLVMIGGTIFSFAFIQGYVKQKLV; encoded by the coding sequence ATGATTAATGCGAAGGAATTTTGGAGTCATCGCTTCCAGGCACATATAAAGGAAACAAGTCGTTACTTGCGCTATATTTTTAATGGTCATATCGCCATTGCTATGGTCTTCTTTGTTTCAGCCCTAGCTTATTACTATCAGCAGTGGCTCATGCAGCTTCCTGAATCGTTTCCAACAGCATGGGTTGTAGGGATAGCTTTTGGACTCATTGCCAGTTACAGCCCTGTTCGTACCTTGTTGAAAGAGCCAGATTTAGTATTTCTTTTGCCAGCAGAGCATCAACTGGGTGATTATTTTAAACGTTGCTTATACTACAGCTTTATCATCCAGCTTTATTTAATCTTTCTTGTTGTCGCTGCACTCGGTCCTTTATATTTTGCGTCATACCCTGAGCTAGGGACACGACATTATTTAATGATGATTGTTGTCATTCTCGTTGCAAAGGTATGGAACATGTTAGCAAACTGGTGGATGTTAAAGGAACGCAATGCAACTATCCGCATGACGGATCAGATCGTGAGAGGGGCAATCAGTATCCTTCTCTTTTATTTTCTAGCCAAGGGGGAATGGATATTTGCAAGCATAGTAACCATTTTACTCGTTGCCATGATGCTGTATGGTTACTCCCTTTCTAGAAAAAAAGCTGGACTAGCATTTGATCTACTCGTAAGTAAGGATCAAGCCAGGATGCGGACTTTTTATCGAATAGCCAACATGTTCACAGATGTACCTCATTTAAAAAATACCGTCAAAAAGAGACATTCACTTGTCCGTTTATTGTTAGCATCAATTAGCTATCGTCAGGATCAAACCTTCACTTATTTATATCGAATCACGTTTGTTCGGAGTAGCGATTATTTAGGGATGTACGTACGGTTAATGGTGATAGGTGGACTTGCGATTTGGTTTGTACCGAATGTTTGGGTGAAAGTGGCGTTTGCTATTTTGTTCCTTTATTTAAGTGCTTTTCAAATGATGTCACTGTGGAATCATCATCGCACCATTGCGTGGCTTGATTTATATCCAGTAAAATCAGAGTGGAAGCAAGTAGCGATGCTTAATGGTCTTAAGCAGCTGATGATCGTTCAGACTGTTTTATTTACCCTATTGTTTATTATCCAGACGAACTTTTTAGCTGCTTTACTCGTAATGATAGGTGGCACCATATTTAGCTTTGCTTTTATTCAAGGCTATGTAAAACAGAAATTGGTGTAG
- a CDS encoding antibiotic biosynthesis monooxygenase family protein: MKVSMTNGTLNYLAKLDQQHKEANLMIMQDQDKTVAYYEGNEPSVFEEGREYEIVDSAGNIQHTGYVVMNNIPVSDEGRPLFEDRFKKRIGSVEGMDGFQAIRILRPVQGNTYVVFTQWRNQQSFEDWKNSQAFEQAHQNSGPKHKEKPSFIDGKPYITKYQMVQLEQ; encoded by the coding sequence ATGAAAGTATCTATGACAAATGGTACATTAAACTATTTAGCAAAGCTAGATCAGCAGCATAAAGAAGCAAATCTCATGATTATGCAGGACCAGGACAAAACCGTAGCCTACTATGAAGGAAATGAACCGTCTGTATTTGAAGAAGGCCGCGAGTATGAAATCGTTGATTCTGCGGGTAATATACAACACACAGGTTACGTGGTCATGAATAATATTCCTGTTTCCGATGAAGGTCGTCCATTATTTGAGGATCGCTTTAAGAAAAGGATAGGATCTGTCGAGGGGATGGACGGGTTCCAGGCTATTCGGATTTTACGTCCGGTGCAGGGGAATACGTATGTTGTATTCACTCAATGGCGAAATCAACAAAGCTTTGAGGATTGGAAAAATTCGCAAGCCTTTGAACAAGCCCACCAAAACTCTGGACCCAAACATAAAGAAAAGCCCTCCTTTATCGACGGCAAACCTTATATTACGAAATATCAGATGGTGCAACTCGAACAATAA
- a CDS encoding thioredoxin family protein, translated as MKKNMIIFGTILVALLVVLAFVVNYQNSQKAEGNPYGKSNLEQATIEQLDDPNYQNQILPDELEKQINSGEPTTVYFYSPECIHCQRTTPVLVPIVQEMGIDMKKLNLLEFSNQWQEYGVQSTPTLVHYENGEEVARIVGSQDEATFKEFFQQEVLK; from the coding sequence ATGAAGAAAAATATGATTATATTTGGAACGATATTAGTCGCTCTACTTGTTGTGCTTGCCTTTGTCGTTAACTATCAAAACTCTCAGAAAGCAGAAGGTAATCCATACGGGAAGAGTAATTTGGAGCAGGCTACAATCGAACAGTTGGATGATCCCAATTATCAAAATCAGATTCTACCAGATGAACTAGAGAAACAAATTAATTCAGGTGAACCCACCACGGTTTATTTTTACAGCCCGGAATGTATTCACTGTCAGCGAACGACACCTGTATTGGTCCCAATCGTACAGGAAATGGGAATCGATATGAAAAAGCTTAACCTTCTAGAATTTTCTAATCAGTGGCAGGAATACGGCGTCCAATCAACACCCACCCTTGTCCATTATGAAAATGGGGAAGAGGTAGCGAGAATCGTAGGATCACAGGATGAAGCTACATTCAAAGAGTTTTTTCAACAAGAAGTACTGAAATAA
- a CDS encoding ABC transporter ATP-binding protein: MKSLLHIDNLHGGYTHKNVLHGISFDVFPKEIVGLIGLNGAGKSTTIKHVIGMMQAKKGKVAINGTTFEENPENYRQQLAYIPEMPILYDELTLYEHLHLTAMAYNVPEETFKKRLDPLLKEFRLTRKLNWFPVHFSKGMRQKVMIMCAFLIEPELYIVDEPFVGLDPLGIQSYLQRMDEMKENGAGILMSTHILATAEKYCDRFIILHDGKIRAMGTLDELRKSFNKPGASLDDIYIELTKEEDND; the protein is encoded by the coding sequence ATGAAATCATTGTTACATATCGATAACCTTCACGGTGGCTATACGCACAAAAACGTACTACATGGAATTTCGTTTGATGTTTTTCCAAAAGAGATCGTCGGATTAATTGGGCTCAATGGAGCGGGGAAGAGTACGACGATTAAACATGTCATTGGAATGATGCAGGCTAAAAAAGGTAAAGTAGCAATCAATGGGACAACTTTTGAAGAAAATCCTGAAAATTATCGCCAGCAGCTGGCCTATATTCCGGAGATGCCAATTCTGTATGATGAATTGACATTGTATGAGCACTTGCATTTAACGGCCATGGCCTACAATGTGCCGGAAGAAACCTTTAAGAAAAGGCTTGATCCGTTATTGAAAGAATTCCGATTAACACGGAAGCTTAATTGGTTTCCTGTCCATTTTTCAAAAGGGATGAGACAGAAGGTCATGATCATGTGCGCCTTCCTTATTGAACCAGAGCTCTATATCGTCGACGAACCATTTGTTGGGCTTGATCCACTTGGGATTCAATCTTATCTTCAACGGATGGATGAAATGAAGGAAAACGGGGCTGGTATATTAATGTCTACCCACATATTAGCGACAGCTGAGAAGTACTGTGATCGGTTTATTATTTTACATGATGGTAAAATACGAGCGATGGGAACGTTAGATGAGCTTAGGAAATCCTTTAACAAACCTGGGGCTTCCCTGGACGATATTTATATTGAGTTGACAAAGGAAGAAGACAATGATTAA
- a CDS encoding transglycosylase domain-containing protein, which yields MTIKEYLEHRPQWLKSFKWPAIALGVTFLLALLGYLFIVFGGRFVVSEKDLILDAATTVETVEGEVIERINTENRMLVDISEVPEHVQQAFVAIEDSRFYEHAGVDFKSVFRAVYRDIIAMDKVEGASTITQQLAKNLFLSNDKSWMRKTKEVMAAIYLERNFTKDEILELYLNRIYFGNGAYGVEAASQTYFNKSVSELTIPQGALLAALPKAPNNYSPFENPEEAEDRRNIVLSRMEAIGMIEAEKMVSLQGATLGVKKDTGETETWSNSYVDLVIKEAAEQYHLSRNELKRGGYRLIVKMNPGIQEMAVTEMKNGEFVPGSKAGVEGAFTLMDNTSGAIIAAVGGRDFKHGDLNRVTIKKQPGSVIKPLAVYGPALMGPTYIPYSLLVDEKRSYGEYSPSNYDGNYAGLTSLYQSLVDSKNAPAVWLLDQIGITYAKEYLGDLGLPTEDQGLSIALGGLSKGYSPLQLTEAYRSFANEGKVTNAYTIQRIINRNGEVIHRHEQKETQVFNKQTAWYMTEMLETTASEGTAKAGSYPKALAGKTGTQQHPTVKGRNKEVWFAGYTPEYTGTLWMGYDQSGEDYYLTGGSSYPTELMKSIVTKLDRQQDLSETFTKPEGMKSLPEPIILPTLTEVEGSIGFGGVGVIRGTLSWTPGEDERIVYRIYQGTGEDKTLVDEVIGKGEYRVGVLDVWDRPTFVVVPYDPLTGLEGTPSNSVTLEW from the coding sequence GTGACCATTAAAGAATACTTAGAACATCGTCCTCAATGGCTCAAATCCTTTAAATGGCCAGCAATCGCTTTGGGTGTAACATTTTTACTGGCTTTACTAGGATATTTATTTATTGTGTTTGGCGGAAGATTTGTCGTATCAGAAAAAGATTTGATTCTGGATGCAGCAACAACTGTGGAAACGGTTGAAGGTGAAGTGATTGAACGGATTAATACAGAAAACCGTATGTTAGTAGACATTTCGGAAGTGCCTGAACACGTGCAGCAAGCGTTTGTTGCCATAGAGGATAGCCGCTTCTATGAGCATGCGGGTGTGGACTTTAAATCAGTATTTAGGGCCGTGTACCGCGATATCATTGCCATGGATAAGGTGGAAGGCGCAAGTACAATTACCCAACAGCTTGCAAAGAATTTATTTCTATCCAATGACAAGTCATGGATGAGGAAAACCAAAGAAGTCATGGCTGCTATATATTTAGAGAGAAACTTTACGAAGGATGAAATTTTAGAGTTGTATTTGAATCGGATTTATTTTGGCAATGGCGCGTATGGGGTAGAAGCAGCTTCGCAAACGTATTTTAACAAATCCGTTTCAGAACTAACCATCCCCCAAGGAGCATTGCTTGCTGCTTTACCTAAAGCTCCTAACAACTATTCGCCTTTTGAAAATCCTGAAGAGGCAGAGGATCGTCGAAATATCGTTCTTTCCCGGATGGAGGCCATAGGGATGATTGAAGCTGAAAAAATGGTCAGCTTACAAGGAGCGACGCTTGGAGTTAAAAAAGATACAGGAGAAACTGAAACGTGGTCAAATAGTTATGTTGATTTAGTTATCAAAGAAGCAGCTGAACAATACCACTTGTCCCGCAATGAATTAAAGCGCGGAGGGTACCGTTTAATTGTGAAAATGAATCCTGGAATACAGGAAATGGCTGTTACAGAAATGAAAAATGGAGAATTTGTACCTGGTTCAAAAGCGGGGGTAGAAGGTGCATTTACGCTTATGGATAATACAAGTGGAGCCATTATTGCGGCAGTTGGCGGGCGGGATTTTAAACATGGAGATTTAAATCGCGTTACGATTAAAAAACAACCAGGTTCGGTCATCAAACCTTTGGCTGTATATGGCCCTGCGTTAATGGGCCCGACCTATATCCCTTACTCACTGCTCGTTGATGAAAAACGGTCCTATGGAGAATACTCACCTAGTAATTACGATGGAAATTACGCTGGGCTTACTTCTCTTTATCAGTCACTCGTAGATTCTAAAAACGCACCCGCTGTCTGGTTACTTGATCAGATCGGTATTACTTATGCCAAAGAGTACCTGGGTGACCTGGGCTTGCCAACGGAAGATCAAGGGCTATCGATAGCTCTTGGGGGATTATCTAAGGGGTACTCTCCTTTGCAGCTGACGGAAGCTTATCGAAGTTTTGCCAATGAAGGAAAAGTAACAAATGCGTATACCATACAGCGGATTATTAACCGTAATGGGGAAGTGATTCATCGCCATGAGCAAAAAGAAACGCAAGTATTCAACAAGCAGACGGCCTGGTATATGACAGAAATGCTTGAGACCACAGCTTCTGAAGGTACAGCAAAAGCAGGGAGCTACCCTAAAGCGTTAGCAGGGAAAACAGGTACACAACAGCATCCAACTGTTAAGGGTAGAAATAAAGAAGTATGGTTCGCAGGTTATACCCCTGAATATACTGGCACACTGTGGATGGGGTATGATCAGTCAGGTGAGGACTACTATTTAACAGGCGGGAGTTCCTATCCAACCGAATTAATGAAATCAATAGTAACAAAACTAGATCGTCAGCAAGACCTATCAGAAACTTTTACAAAACCAGAAGGTATGAAAAGCCTGCCTGAACCAATTATTCTTCCGACACTAACTGAAGTAGAAGGTTCAATTGGCTTTGGCGGAGTAGGTGTTATTCGTGGGACCCTCAGTTGGACACCGGGTGAAGATGAGCGTATCGTCTATCGAATCTATCAAGGTACAGGAGAGGATAAAACGTTGGTCGACGAAGTGATTGGAAAAGGGGAGTACCGTGTAGGCGTATTAGATGTTTGGGATCGTCCCACATTTGTTGTTGTTCCTTACGATCCGCTTACAGGACTTGAAGGAACACCATCCAATTCTGTAACACTTGAGTGGTAG
- a CDS encoding disulfide oxidoreductase, producing MSKRSETLLFVAWAQALVATLGSLFFSEILGYTPCELCWYQRILMYPLIIIYGTALVKRKVDIAFSGLILSGLGMAVSIYHYLIQKVPAFQSAGGSCGVVPCNAEYINYFGFITIPFLAGTAFIIIFVCHMFMIRKRGENS from the coding sequence ATGAGTAAGCGAAGTGAAACCTTGTTGTTTGTTGCATGGGCTCAAGCTCTTGTAGCAACACTAGGAAGTTTGTTTTTTTCGGAAATTCTAGGGTACACTCCTTGTGAACTTTGTTGGTATCAACGAATTCTCATGTATCCACTAATCATTATTTATGGTACCGCCTTAGTTAAAAGGAAAGTGGACATCGCTTTTTCCGGGCTGATTCTTAGTGGATTGGGCATGGCTGTCTCGATCTATCACTATTTGATTCAAAAAGTGCCGGCCTTTCAATCAGCAGGTGGCTCGTGCGGGGTAGTTCCTTGTAACGCGGAATACATAAACTACTTTGGCTTTATTACCATCCCCTTTTTAGCGGGAACAGCATTTATTATTATTTTTGTATGTCATATGTTCATGATTCGTAAGAGAGGGGAAAATAGCTAA
- a CDS encoding HIT family protein, producing MTQVDDCIFCKIINGDIPSAKVYEDEDVYAFLDISQVTKGHTLVIPKEHTKDIYHTQSGAAEKLFARVPKIASAIKTSFQPIGLNLLNNNEEPAGQSVFHLHIHLIPRYGAEDGFEPKWTVHADDYTNEDLQSIAEQINQNIQK from the coding sequence ATGACACAAGTGGATGATTGTATTTTTTGCAAAATTATTAACGGTGACATCCCTTCGGCTAAAGTGTATGAGGATGAAGATGTGTATGCCTTCCTTGATATTAGTCAAGTTACAAAGGGCCATACGCTGGTTATTCCTAAAGAACATACGAAGGATATTTATCATACTCAGTCAGGTGCAGCTGAAAAATTGTTCGCACGAGTACCTAAGATTGCCAGCGCCATTAAAACATCCTTTCAGCCGATCGGTTTAAACCTATTAAACAATAATGAAGAACCTGCAGGACAATCTGTTTTTCATCTACATATCCATCTTATACCACGCTATGGTGCTGAAGATGGATTTGAACCAAAATGGACAGTTCATGCAGACGATTATACGAATGAAGATTTGCAATCCATAGCCGAGCAAATTAATCAAAATATTCAGAAATAG
- a CDS encoding ferritin-like domain-containing protein — protein sequence MDEKMKKLIDGLNEDLAHEYAASIMYTYNAAVVSGLYRSVLKPFFESEVADEQGHAVYLAEKISTLGGTPTTKPAEVKPLSEVKEMLVEARNSEYDTIKRYEVRKQQADELGLTELSIKLDDLISDETGHMEEIDRLLQDSRLH from the coding sequence ATGGATGAAAAAATGAAAAAACTAATCGATGGATTGAATGAAGACTTGGCTCACGAATATGCTGCTTCTATTATGTACACCTATAATGCGGCAGTTGTATCCGGTCTTTATCGTTCTGTGCTCAAGCCATTCTTTGAAAGTGAAGTAGCTGATGAACAGGGACACGCTGTTTACCTAGCTGAAAAAATCAGCACACTTGGCGGTACACCTACAACGAAACCAGCTGAGGTAAAGCCTTTATCAGAGGTAAAAGAGATGCTTGTAGAAGCAAGAAATTCCGAGTACGATACAATAAAACGGTATGAAGTACGCAAACAACAGGCAGATGAGCTTGGGCTAACTGAGCTTTCCATCAAGCTTGATGATTTAATTTCAGATGAGACCGGTCACATGGAAGAGATAGACCGTCTGCTTCAAGATTCTCGTTTACACTAA
- a CDS encoding M20 metallopeptidase family protein yields the protein MWTSLFEAIDSQYENMVETRRFLHQYPEVSFHETDTARFIAYTYKRLGIPYQNNVGGNGIVATLKGGKPGKKVALRADFDALPIQEENEVAYKSKNDGVMHACGHDGHTASLLGLAEALLPFQDQLPGTVVFVHQHAEELPPGGAKTMIDTGVLDDVDAVFGTHLWATTPLGTIQTSKGPFMAGADSFTIKIQGKGGHGAQPHLTKDAIVIGSQLISSLQQVVSRKVDPLHTAVLTVGTFQAGQTFNIIADSATLTGTVRTFDPEVQELIIAEMEKLIKGACISNGADYQFDYQKGYPPVINHPEQADLILQEAAKANSSLQTEEVDPSMAGEDFAYYLENKPGAFYFTGAQIPDHAYPHHHPKFNFDERALPHAAKTLIQAYRSYQEQNS from the coding sequence ATGTGGACATCTCTATTTGAAGCAATTGACAGTCAATATGAAAACATGGTAGAGACACGAAGATTTTTACATCAGTACCCCGAAGTTTCTTTTCATGAAACAGACACTGCTCGTTTTATAGCATATACATATAAGCGACTGGGCATTCCTTACCAAAACAATGTTGGGGGAAACGGTATTGTCGCAACATTAAAGGGTGGAAAACCGGGGAAAAAAGTGGCTTTACGAGCCGATTTTGATGCTTTGCCTATTCAGGAAGAAAATGAGGTAGCCTATAAATCTAAAAATGACGGTGTCATGCATGCTTGTGGCCACGATGGACATACGGCTTCTCTTTTAGGCTTAGCTGAAGCACTCCTCCCTTTCCAAGACCAGCTCCCTGGAACAGTTGTCTTCGTACATCAGCATGCAGAAGAACTTCCCCCAGGCGGCGCAAAAACGATGATCGATACTGGAGTACTTGATGATGTAGATGCCGTATTCGGAACCCATTTATGGGCAACAACACCGCTCGGTACCATTCAAACCTCAAAGGGGCCATTTATGGCAGGTGCTGATAGTTTCACGATTAAAATCCAAGGCAAAGGCGGACATGGGGCTCAACCCCACTTAACAAAAGATGCCATTGTCATCGGCTCCCAGCTTATTTCATCTTTACAGCAAGTAGTCAGCAGAAAAGTTGATCCCCTTCATACAGCCGTACTTACTGTCGGAACCTTCCAGGCCGGACAAACGTTTAATATTATAGCGGACTCTGCGACCTTAACAGGTACTGTTCGTACGTTTGATCCCGAAGTACAAGAGCTGATCATAGCGGAAATGGAAAAACTGATCAAAGGTGCTTGCATAAGTAACGGTGCAGATTACCAATTCGATTATCAAAAGGGATATCCGCCTGTTATCAATCATCCTGAACAAGCGGACTTAATTTTACAGGAAGCTGCTAAGGCAAACTCATCTCTTCAAACAGAAGAAGTCGATCCTTCTATGGCGGGCGAGGACTTTGCCTATTATTTAGAAAATAAACCAGGCGCGTTTTACTTTACGGGCGCACAAATACCTGATCACGCCTACCCTCATCACCATCCGAAGTTTAATTTTGATGAACGAGCCCTCCCTCATGCAGCCAAAACGCTAATCCAAGCCTACCGTTCTTATCAAGAGCAAAACAGCTAA